A portion of the Lolium rigidum isolate FL_2022 chromosome 1, APGP_CSIRO_Lrig_0.1, whole genome shotgun sequence genome contains these proteins:
- the LOC124666852 gene encoding single-stranded DNA-binding protein WHY1, chloroplastic-like: MPPPLSLSLPSPPPPLQPLSLLPHHAKAPSHSLALSSRPPPSSVCSVVPARHSDYFDPRAPPPPPQRDVYGQPPPTPAQGTPGARVFASYSIYKGKAALAFDPRPPQFVPLESGALKVVKEGFVLLQFAPAVAARQYDWSRKQVFSLSVWEMGTLLSLGPTDSCEFFHDPFKGRSDEGKVRKVLKVEPTPDGNGRFFNLSVQNRLLNVDESIYIPITKGEYAVIVSTFNYIIPHIMGWSTFTNSIKPEDSQPYSRPQSSPELEWRR, encoded by the exons ATGCCGCCGCCGCTCTCCCTCTcgctcccctcgccgccgccgcccctccagcCCCTCTCCCTCCTCCCGCACCACGCCAAGGCGCCCTCCCACTCCCTCGCCCTCTCCTCCAGGCCCCCGCCCTCCTCCGTCTGCTCCGTCGTCCCCGCGCGCCACTCCGACTACTTCGACCCGCGggccccgccgcctccgccgcagcGCGACGTGTACGGGCAACCGCCTCCCACGCCGGCGCAGGGGACGCCGGGCGCGAGGGTCTTCGCCAGCTACAGCATCTACAAGGGCAAGGCGGCGCTCGCCTTCGACCCCAGACCCCCGCAGTTCGTGCCGCTCGAA TCTGGGGCGCTCAAGGTGGTGAAGGAGGGGTTCGTGCTGCTCCAGTTCGCcccggcggtggcggccaggCAGTACGATTGGTCTCGTAAGCAG GTGTTCTCGTTATCTGTGTGGGAGATGGGAACCTTGCTTTCTCTTGGTCCAACAGATTCCTGCGAGTTCTTTCACGACCCTTTCAAGGGGAGGAG CGATGAAGGTAAAGTTCGCAAGGTTCTAAAGGTTGAGCCAACACCTGATGGCAATGGTCGCTTTTTCAACCTCA GTGTTCAAAACCGCCTTTTGAACGTTGATGAAAGCATTTACATCCCCATAACTAAAGGAGAATATGCGGTCATTGTATCGACTTTCAAT TACATCATACCACACATCATGGGATGGAGTACATTTACAAATTCTATCAAGCCTGAGGATTCACAGCCATACAGCAGGCCTCAATCGTCGCCTGAACTTGAGTGGAGACGGTGA